A DNA window from Nitratidesulfovibrio sp. contains the following coding sequences:
- a CDS encoding 2-oxoacid:acceptor oxidoreductase subunit alpha, with protein sequence MSHTGRNIVIGGEAGQGLVTIGQMLTRALIRSGYEVVVSQDYMSRVRGGHNTYSIRVHDAPIAAPAEAMDVLVALNQETVSLHKHELADNGIVILDAGLDPEGTKAVPVPFKDVAPRPIFENVAALGVLGSLLGVDRPTMEGLVRETFGKKGDEVVGQNMKVLDDAWKWAEAHRASCAALPAPKGPKGRMMLHGNEAIALGALAAGVKFCSFYPMTPATSVAQELITKGRKLGVVVEQAEDEIAAMNMALGATYAGAKALVPTSGGGFALMTEGVSLAGVMEAPVVIVLAQRPGPATGLPTRTEQADLNLALYAGHGEFPRAILAPATIEDCFHLTHAAFDLTERFQTPVFVLTDQYLSDSYRAVVPFDLDALPPVAEPDFSPGGGPKFKRYKRYELTESGVSPRKVPGFTETLVLADCHEHTEQGNITEDADLRNAMNDKRLRKGAGLRALCIPPRVSGDARPDLLLVCWGSSEGPVAEAAEMLRAKGRSVGVMSFTQVWPLDPAQFLPALQAAKEVVCVEGNATGQFARLLRQETGFEVSRTLLRYDGRIFTPNWLAERLG encoded by the coding sequence GTGAGCCACACAGGCAGAAACATCGTCATCGGCGGCGAGGCCGGGCAGGGTCTGGTCACCATCGGCCAGATGCTGACCAGGGCCCTGATCCGCAGCGGCTATGAGGTTGTCGTGTCGCAGGACTACATGTCCCGCGTGCGCGGCGGCCACAACACCTACAGCATCCGCGTGCACGACGCGCCCATCGCCGCCCCGGCGGAAGCCATGGACGTGCTGGTGGCCCTGAACCAGGAAACCGTCAGCCTGCACAAGCACGAATTGGCGGACAACGGCATCGTCATCCTGGACGCCGGGCTGGACCCCGAAGGGACAAAGGCCGTGCCCGTGCCGTTCAAGGATGTGGCCCCGCGTCCCATTTTCGAGAATGTGGCCGCGTTGGGCGTGCTGGGTTCGCTGCTGGGCGTGGACAGGCCCACCATGGAAGGGCTGGTGCGCGAAACCTTCGGCAAGAAGGGCGACGAGGTGGTCGGCCAGAACATGAAGGTGCTGGACGATGCCTGGAAGTGGGCGGAAGCCCACCGCGCCAGTTGCGCCGCGCTGCCCGCGCCCAAGGGGCCAAAGGGCCGCATGATGCTGCACGGCAACGAGGCCATCGCCCTTGGCGCGCTGGCTGCGGGCGTCAAGTTCTGCTCGTTCTACCCCATGACCCCGGCCACCTCGGTGGCGCAGGAACTCATCACCAAGGGGCGCAAGCTGGGTGTGGTGGTGGAACAGGCCGAGGACGAGATTGCCGCCATGAACATGGCCCTGGGGGCTACCTATGCGGGCGCCAAGGCGCTGGTGCCCACCTCCGGCGGCGGTTTTGCCCTGATGACGGAGGGCGTCAGCCTTGCGGGCGTCATGGAGGCCCCGGTGGTCATCGTGCTGGCCCAGCGGCCCGGCCCGGCCACCGGCCTGCCCACCCGCACCGAACAGGCCGACCTGAACCTGGCCCTGTACGCGGGCCACGGCGAATTCCCCCGCGCCATCCTGGCCCCAGCCACCATCGAGGACTGCTTCCACCTTACCCACGCGGCCTTCGACCTGACCGAGCGCTTCCAGACGCCGGTCTTCGTGCTGACCGACCAGTACCTGTCCGACTCGTACCGCGCGGTGGTTCCCTTCGACCTGGATGCGCTGCCCCCCGTGGCCGAGCCGGACTTCAGCCCCGGCGGCGGTCCGAAGTTCAAGCGCTACAAGCGCTACGAACTGACCGAAAGCGGCGTCTCGCCCCGCAAGGTGCCCGGCTTTACCGAAACCCTGGTGCTGGCCGACTGCCACGAACACACCGAGCAGGGCAACATCACCGAAGATGCGGACCTGCGCAACGCCATGAACGACAAGCGGCTGCGCAAGGGCGCAGGGCTGCGCGCGCTGTGCATTCCCCCGCGCGTGTCCGGCGATGCCAGGCCCGACCTGCTGCTGGTCTGCTGGGGCTCCAGCGAGGGGCCGGTGGCCGAGGCGGCGGAGATGCTGCGCGCCAAGGGCCGCAGCGTGGGCGTCATGAGCTTTACCCAGGTCTGGCCGCTGGACCCCGCGCAATTCCTGCCCGCCCTTCAGGCGGCGAAGGAAGTGGTGTGCGTGGAAGGCAACGCCACGGGGCAGTTCGCCCGCCTGCTGCGGCAGGAGACCGGATTCGAGGTGTCGCGCACGCTGCTGCGCTATGACGGGCGCATATTCACGCCCAACTGGCTTGCGGAACGGTTGGGCTAG
- a CDS encoding 2-oxoacid:ferredoxin oxidoreductase subunit beta — MDIEVYGEYKKTAWCPGCGNHDVMKAVRQALAGLDLAPNRVAHVSGIGQAAKAPHYIDLNGFNGLHGRGLPPAQAIKLCNPELTVIAQSGDGCNYGEGGNHFLAAIRRNVDMTLLVHDNQIYGLTKGQASPTTPEGQITKSQPDGVRNAPFNPIAVAVAMKCSFVARSFSGNTPHLVKMIQLAIQHKGFALVDLFSPCVSFNKVNTFGWYKQRCQELPEDYDPTDWAAAMQVAQEFGERIPIGVIYRNDRPSLDGSLPVLRNGPLGRQPVDRDGLRALMQSYT; from the coding sequence ATGGATATCGAAGTCTACGGCGAATACAAGAAGACCGCGTGGTGCCCCGGCTGCGGCAACCACGACGTGATGAAGGCCGTGCGCCAGGCGCTGGCCGGGCTGGACCTTGCCCCCAACAGGGTGGCGCACGTTTCCGGCATCGGGCAGGCGGCCAAGGCTCCGCACTACATCGACCTTAACGGCTTCAACGGGCTGCACGGGCGCGGCCTGCCCCCGGCGCAGGCCATCAAGCTGTGCAACCCGGAGCTGACCGTCATTGCCCAGAGCGGTGATGGCTGCAACTACGGCGAGGGCGGCAACCACTTTCTGGCAGCCATCCGCCGCAACGTGGACATGACCCTGCTGGTGCACGACAACCAGATCTACGGGCTGACCAAGGGGCAGGCCAGCCCCACCACCCCGGAAGGGCAGATCACCAAGAGCCAGCCCGACGGGGTGCGCAATGCGCCGTTCAACCCCATTGCCGTGGCCGTGGCCATGAAGTGCTCGTTCGTGGCGCGCTCGTTCTCGGGCAACACCCCGCATCTGGTGAAAATGATCCAGCTGGCCATCCAGCACAAGGGCTTCGCATTGGTGGACCTGTTCTCGCCGTGCGTGTCGTTCAACAAGGTCAACACCTTCGGCTGGTACAAGCAGCGCTGCCAGGAACTGCCGGAAGACTACGACCCCACCGACTGGGCAGCCGCCATGCAGGTGGCGCAGGAATTCGGCGAACGCATCCCCATCGGGGTCATCTACCGCAACGACCGGCCCTCGCTGGATGGCAGCCTGCCGGTGCTGCGGAATGGACCGCTGGGCCGCCAGCCCGTGGACAGGGACGGGTTGCGGGCGTTGATGCAGTCCTACACGTAG
- a CDS encoding cytoplasmic protein: MTKVVLYAIQGEVPCFVHVMLNALDMHARGWDVRVVVEGQAIKALPVVAGTGHTMRPLFEKARDAGLFVGACKACASIQRMTEEVQATGLELIGDMSGHPAMGDWIEQGYAVITM, encoded by the coding sequence ATGACCAAGGTCGTGCTGTATGCCATCCAGGGCGAGGTGCCCTGTTTCGTGCACGTGATGCTGAACGCGCTGGACATGCACGCGCGCGGCTGGGACGTGCGCGTGGTGGTGGAAGGGCAGGCCATTAAGGCCCTGCCCGTGGTGGCGGGTACCGGGCACACCATGCGTCCGCTGTTCGAGAAGGCGCGCGACGCCGGGCTGTTCGTAGGGGCCTGCAAGGCCTGTGCGTCCATCCAGCGCATGACCGAAGAGGTGCAGGCCACCGGCCTGGAACTCATTGGCGACATGAGCGGCCACCCGGCCATGGGCGACTGGATCGAACAGGGCTACGCGGTGATCACCATGTAA